The genome window ttcctctcgcaccagagaacgcgcagacatccccacgatcacttaaaatttcttcgaaagcttcggcttctccacttatccattcaataacacctttaGGATCGCCACgaatgaagttatcttcgttggaataggtgcccacgttggcgaagctagcctttatcttctccacgcagccTAAGGATTTTTTGAAGCATCTTTCTTTGGTTGCatgaagttcttcaactgttttttctaaatagtttttccaatattcactaatatctcggttagcctctgcgagaccacatttttctttggcttcggccaactgtttccgaaggtcttcgttctcattcttttgaatttcagcttgagccttgaaactagcttcatcttctttcactttattTACTAATGAaatcaatattttgtctttttcaagaccttcgttccttaattcgattacatctgaacgaaggttgttcagagccattgtatatcctttatcttcaatgtttttctgtgctctaagggcattgctaaggattaagccctgtaAGAGGAGGATagaattaagtataaacaaataaaatatttcgttttcaaaatacaaaattagcttttatacctttatgttattatacgccaaactgtcagcaagctcatcctttgataatattgaaaggccatcttccagcttcgggaatccgatgcttctgTCTATCTCCCAGCAGAcagatatctctttattatccgggagacaatacaaaagaacttcttccccactgccattaaacactaatgccccctttgggtaTTTCAATTTTGGGGCATAGTGTTGTGCTTCTAgtttttcttcttgagaaagtccctttcccgaagcatggcgaatgatgtaatcaatgctctcttttaaagcttcgggagcatgAGTTGCAACCTTTTCAGACGAAATTTGTTCTGTGGCCTTTTCTTCTattgccttttcttcaatttcaACAAGCTCTATCtcagtgggctctgaaggccctgcTTTGGTTTCAGTTTGAATTATTGTAGCTTCGACCTCTGCCTGTTTTGTTTCAGCTTCGGGTTGCGCCTTAGAAGCTTCGGTAATTTTTCTGGTAGGAGCAGGATTCAAGGTTTTTGCTGTTTCTAatacaacatctagcacatttgccatcctcctcctcttaggagttgtggcagAACTCTCTTGTGTCTTCGGCGCTGTTGCTTCTGTTGAAGGGCTTAAAATCTCTGGCATCTTTGTTACTTCTTCAGTTTTTGACCTTTCAGCTTTATCTTTGTCAACCTTTGTTTCaactagctcaaccgaaggtgccgtcGGCATTATAGCCGACTCTTCAGTCCTTTGCACGAGAGGAATAGTTTCTCttgtttcagcagctgaagaggcctccccgccaaactcaggcaccacagccggttcaatgtaacgtgatcgatgggtaagtaccttcatctttttgcctgcatccttcggcacaggctcagctggggcggccaaagcagcagcttttctcttcttcccctgtccccgcagcgggtagcggtagttgGGGTAGACGAAGCTgatggcgtcaaaaactctgttcattctcttttttccccgacctccgaaggctgcagatagcgcattatcttctgccttagaataagctccaagcagttcatcacttgtagcttcgatgcatttcaaccagtcatcgtttggttcatcgaacttatccccaaacctgaatgtatacttcagtcggactaaatcaccttcgctagacatggtgatggtctccttcggcatttcccagctttctacaagcggGCAAGCGGTCGTACTTTgaatgctatatgctcttgaattaaatctcttgtaccaatgaaggagcagactgtACTGAAGGCCTTTTGACACGCTTCGGCGACACCatcaatttcgaccttcggctttcgaaggccgaagcgggaccaaatggggcgcataatgatttccttaatatcttcccttgcttttagatcatttttcacataaaatcattcttccatccaagctccgggccatatcttccgaaatgttggtactgggtggcttgcgttggaacGGGCGATAaacccataacaaccgaagttgttgtggtactgttctttacccatggcctttgtctcatatagcaattcatgcatattacagaagcactttgcgcttggtTCTAACCTCtggctccttactgcccagacaaaaatctccATCCatattatggcttcgggggtgatctgatgaagaaagatttggGACGTCTTCAGCACTTCGACTACAAACTTActcgaagtccagccttgaagaagcttcagtagatcacaacttcatttccTTCAGGGGTAGGgatgttgttgtctccgccagctctcacaatagacatatctcagaaataccttcctctcatgttctcaagatgactttgtttgatggttgattttccgaagattgaatgacttggcttCCAGGGCcaatcctcagaatcttcgtccccactttctacatcatagttATCGCTGTCACCAGAATCTTTAGACAagccctccagtatctccttagtaatcttctctgtatttgtttttgccattgactcaataaatccagcaatataaggattcaCAACTTTCTTCTcatcaaaaagcttctcctcttcagtcagcttcgtctcagtagCAACTTTCTTGTTTTGAGACATTTCTTCTTCAGAAATGACGAAAATACGTCTTTTTAACCGAAGCTTAGagagcttgaaaaactagcaagcgttaataagcaagagctatgaaattgagaaaataaagcaaatggcacaggCAGCGTATCAAATGTagctggtgtgagttcttatttatacgctcagtaCGCTCtaaattgggggggggggggggcgttcgtcattgattgttgctattctagcaaagggaaggtgttttttcggacctttggcttaaggccttcgtccatgtcgcagtctgaattcgttatcttaaacaaattaatactgcgaggggctactgttgggggccttcgtcctccgaaagtcctcaaaaacgtgatttaataatgtcttccaagtgtgacatatgaacatgtaccttcgaactcgggttaaaagcatatacgatgtaaaaagcatgatcgtgacgaaggctggagttgctccgaagctacgcgcaaggaagcttcggctaaatagcggaaaaaggaaccggcttaaagggaaaaaggttatctagtcctcatagatttgtctataagtcaatagtaaatataaagggcatgaatgtaatttttcacaggctgtgccttgtgcctataaatagatgaacaataccccgtactgttcacgctgatttgtactcgcaTGTGCACTACGCTTGTACTATCTCCTTCTGTTAAGCCGAAGATACAAATATAATTCTATATTACTgctgtttattcatgataatagaataaaagatgagttaataatgtttCATAATTATTCATATTGTTTTCTGTGTTGTACatacttcttcttttattaatgtatattgtgatcatgaaggtatgtccttcatgactttcgtctgaagatcattatatcctgaggggaataatgcttcgaaggacgaagggctttaacctttaacattttgtattgccttgttcttaactcatagcatttgagaacaagtctccaacaacaaCCAAACTGAAACGCACAGTTACGAAAGGTAGGGTTGGAAATGGATGTCTGGAAATTCGAATTATTAGTATTCGTATTCGCTAAAAACTGCTAATATGGATATCCGTATCCAACTTCGATTTCAATATGGATGTCAAATGGATGTATCCAAATTCGTTTAGTACTTTTCTCTATCCGATTCCATATTCGTATTCGAAAAATCATAAAACATCTGATATTATCTGTATCCGTGAAAAAATATGTTCCATGAAACCATTTAAAATTTAAGTTTATCACCAATTACAAATTATTTTAAGTTTAATAATATACTAGaaaatgatatatatatatatatcatttaaAATATTAAAAATATTTATATGATAAATAACTAAATATATCAAGCTTATATTTCTAGTGATATTCAATAATAAAATTCAATAGTTTCATAAATATTAAATTATAACTCTCCACTTTATCTTAGAGAACACATCTCAACGAAATTCCATAAACATTCAACTATAACACTCCACTTTACAATATATAGATTAAATTCTTTATGTTTCCATTTAAATTTTGGTACACACATTTGATATAAATTTTAGTTTAGTTGTATTTGTACAAATGTCACTTATTAAATATCACATGTTGTTGTTTACCTTTTGTTACATAATTCGATAGTTTAAAAATATTATTTATATAGTTTTGTTGACTTGGATATGGAGGATCATGAGAAATCTATTTTAATTTAAATTTGTTTTGACTATCTATTGACTTGTGATTAAATAAAAATCCACATATACATATGTTAAATTTTAGGGTATGCTGTTTGAGTTGAATTGAGTAAATATCCGAATAAGAATTCAGATTCGACTATCCGTTTTGTGTTTGTATCCGAAGATATTCAAATTCGTATCCGAATTCGGACTAAAATAATGGTAAACTGTGACATTCGAATTTGTTCCGTGCGTATTTGATCGGATTCCACCCCTAACTAAATGTCTATTTTCTCAATTCAAACTGAAAAGCTCATACTTATAAAAAAAACTTTCTAAAAAAGCAAAAAAAACATGTAAACGAAGAAGAAGACGGGGATGTGAGCGTGGTGTGGTATGGCCCACAGGCTACACAGACTTGGTTTGCGTGTAACTCACGCAGCGGCCCATGAAGCGCTGTCGCACCCGATCCCCGAACAGCCGCGCACGCGCCGTACCCGGGAGGCAGGTGCCCACTGGCTGACTGGCCACTAACCCGAGGCGCCAGTTCACGCGGACCACAGGACGCCCGCGCAGTGACGATCCGGACGCGAACTCGTATCAAATTCGCATATGGGCAGCCGTCCTATAAGAGGCGTCGAGTCCGCCGGCGCATGTCAACCCCACCGCAGCACAGCGCCGGCAACCGCCGCCATCGATCGATCGCCCGGAAACTGACCTCTACCGATGTCTGGAGCCGGCGAGGAGGATAAGAAGCCCGCGGAGGGCGGCGCCCACATCAACCTTAAGGTCAAGGGACAGGTCAGCACGCCGGCGGTTCCTCTcttcctcattttcttctttCTTGTCAACTCGCCGGTGGCCCCCCTTCCTCACCATCTTCCCCGTAGCGAGGTAGATTAGCGCTGTTAAACCCGCACCTCGTAGCGATCGATCGTCGTTGCGGTGTTGATTCTCGGATTGCTAGGTTGCTGTCGAATTGGGATTGGTAGGTAGCGATGTGTCGGTGCTGATAGATGGTTCTTTGCGAGCGAATGTTTTGTCGATTGCGCCTGGTGTGTGCTATAGGTAGCCCTTGCAGACTGCAGTACGGATTTTCTGAAGAGGGCATCGATTGTTGACCTTACAGTCTTTACTAGTTTAAATGGTCGAATGTTCATCCTTTATTTCTCTAGATGTTTGGTAACAGGATTGTTGATCACACAAATCTGAACTGGGTTCAATGCCAGAATTTTCAACATGTTTTATTTCTCTGGATGTTTGTTAATATCACAAGTTGGATACTGATATGCCTTGCCCCTCGCATGTAATTTATCAAATTGTGGAAAATTAACTTTAGGGCCATTTGGAACAAAGGAAATATGAAGGATTTTTTTAGGATTCATTCTCTATAGGATATTTTCCTACATGACCCTTTGGAACACAGGATTTAATCCCAACTTTCCTATGGCTTTTATCTCTCTACTCAAATTTCTGCATAGCATCCAAAGGCAAAGTGAGAAATTTTTCTGCGTTCTCAATTCCTATAGGATTGCAATTCATAGCCAACTCTAATCCTATGTTTTTCTATTTCTATGTTTTCATATTCCTTCCAAAGGGGGCCTTAATATTAGTTAAATGTCTGACACTGTAACTGTTGAAGCATCGTGCTTGAATGTTTTTCGTTTGCTTTGTTCTCTGGAATCCCTTTTTTTGTCCCACGTGATTCTGAATAGAGGTTTGCCCATAATTCTGTTCTACTATAGGTCTAATGAATATAGAGGTTTACCCATAATTCTGTTCTACCGTGGGTCTAATGAATAGAGGTTTATATCCTATAAATTTGAAGGATCATCATTTTTGTTTATACTGTTATTTTTTTGTTGGAGGATATCTCATGTGCATGAAACTGATATAGGCTAGTAATTTTTGTCGTGTCTGATTTTATTCTTTTGTGCCAGGAGCTCAGATTGCTCATAATTGTTAGTAGCTTTTCTAGTATTAATTACTGAAAGAATCGTTAAAGTTGCTTGACAAAGCACTTTATTCTGAGTTTGGTAAGCAACTTCTTTTGAAGGCACTACACGTTATGACTTATTATAATCGGATTTAAAAGAGAATTCTCACTAATACTAATTGGTTGGTGTATTTGAGTACGGCGCTTGACAATCCTCTTAAAATGCTTGTCAGACATTGACATGTTTGATAGGGTTCTAGGGGCCGTGTGCAAACTGATATAGGCTAACCCCTCGCTGTACGAATGCATGCCACGAGACAGGCTCGACCAAGGCCTCGGGAGGAACCTCCGTCTCGCCTGAGCCTGGCCTCGGTCTTAGATAACATCGACAAAAGGACGCCACCAACTCTTCTGTGAAGGATGCTGACAACGGGTTTGCTACAGGACCGACGTCAAGTCTGCTTTACGCCATACAGGAAGAATTACCATGCACTTTTCACCATACTTATCACATTTTTCTCAACTACGACTCGGACAACACCTCCATCAGACAGACTCGGGTACGCGTCCGAGCCCTAGATCCTGGCCTCGGCACTTTGCTCGGTCAAGATGCAAACACAGGGACCGAATGTCCTCCTCCTGGTTCAAGTCAACAGAAAGGCCATTCCGTTGGCCATACCGGCTACGGTGGCTCAGACTCGCCTACTCTCCATATACGACAAATCGTGGCACTCCTAGGATccctccttgaggctataaaaggaggTCTCTAGGTCTTCATATTGGAGAGAGGAAAACACTTGTGGGTTTTCACATCTCCCTCTCCTGGCCATCTTATACCCTCTACTACAAGCActtaggtgcaagataatataagtctcatcccccCAATGCTGGAAGTATGGCCTTATCTCGCCCGAACTAGGATAAAAGCTTGTGTCTTCTTGCATCACCCATCTGGATCTAGTCACGCCAAACTAATTTACTAGTTGGTAGGACCCTTGGGTCAAAACATCGTTAATAGGATTGCAAATCATAGCCAACTCTAATCCTATGTTTTTCCTATTTCTGTGTTTTCATATTCATGTGTTCCAAAGGGGGCCTTAAGATTAGTTTAATGTCTGGCACTGTATCTGTTGAAGCACCGTGCTTGGATGTTTTTTGTTTGATTTGTTCTCTGGAATCTTTTTTTTATCCCATGTAATTCTGAATAGACGTTTGCCCATAATGCTGCTCTACTGTAGGTCTAATGAATAGAGAGGTTTACCCATAATTCTGTTCTACCATGGGTCTAATGAATAGATGTTTATATTCTATAAATTTGCAGGATCATCATATTTGTTTATACTGTTATTTTTTTGTTGGAGGATCTCATGTGCATGAAACTGATATAGGCTAGTAATTTTTGTCGTGTCTGATTTTATTCTTTTGTGCCAGGAGCTCATATTGCTCATAATTGTCAGTAGCTTTTCTAGTATTAATTACTGAAAGAATTGTTAAAGTTGCTTGACAAAGCACTTTATTCTGAGTTTGGTAAACAACTTGTTTTAAAGGCACTACACGTTATGACTTATTATAATCAGATTTAAAAGAGAATTCTCGCTAATACTAATTGGTTGGTGTATTTGAGATATGATGGTTGGCAATGCTCTTAAAATGCTTTGAGTTTTTCATAGGTCCATTTTTTTTGATAAAGTCGAATGTTTGACTATCAATGCTTGATGTTACTTGAGTCATGCTTTAATCGCTTATCTGAATAATTTTTTTATAAGGTTGAAACTTAAATTTTACCATTTGGATTATCTTGGGATATCAATATTGCTTAATTTACTGATTGAGCTGCTCTGTGTATTGCTCGAACATTGTGGAATTTTACATGTCATATTGTTAAGGTTACACTCTTTTGATATCACATTCTCAAGTGTTATCTGTCACTTGACTCTTCCATCTTTATAATAATATTTATATAGGATGGCAATGAGGTGTTCTTTCGCATAAAGAGGTCCACCCAGCTGAAGAAGCTGATGAACGCCTATTGCGACCGCCAGTCTGTGGACATGAATGCCATTGCATTCCTGTTTGATGGCCGCAGGCTTCGCGGCGAGCAGACCCCTGATGAGGTGACCCAATTCGGCTTTAGATCCCAGCATTGAGTGGAATCATTGATCGATATTTATTATGGCTGTGCAGCTGGAGATGGAGGACGGCGACGAGATCGACGCCATGCTTCACCAGACCGGAGGCAGCGTTCCTAGCACCACCTAAAAGCAGCAGCTGCGGAGCCTCGTTTTGCTCTCCGCCCTGCGTAGTACTAAACAAAAGGGAAAAAGTCTTTTTAAGGAACTTGTGATGCTCTGGCTCCTTGTGCCATTGCTGAGGGACATCCTTAGCCTTTATTTAGTGGTATGGTTTGGTACTTTGTTCTGTCATCACTCGTTTATCTATCCCTAATACATGCCGCCATGTTTGTACTTCCAATGACGCGCCGATCATTTGCTTTGTTTTGTCTGCTCGAAGTCTATGCTTTTCAGGCCATCTCTTTGGGCCTGTTTGGTTTTGTCTCCTGATCCTTACGTTTTGTGCACTAAGTTGATGGATCCCTTTTGGCTGATTCAGTTTGTATAATTCCAGCCGGTGATTTGCAGCTGCCTGATTGTTTTTTAGTTAAAATCTCCTCATATTTAAAATAAGTGTTACATTAAAGTAAGTTAAATTGATGGGTAGTTTATCATGGCTTTAATGCCTACCGTTTTCTACTTTTTCACAGCTGCATCAATCTAAACATTTGTCTTTAATCCAAAGGGAATATGCTCTGTAATCTCAGCGTATGAAGTCTCAAATGGTGAGTTATGCGAACTCACCGCTAAACAGATCTGTGAGATGTGATCAATTCGCTCGCATCCTTCACCACCAGTAAAGTTAGTCGATGCTCGTCACGTCGGTAAACTCGTCGCTAAACAGATCTGTGAGATGTGATCAGTTCGCTTCTATCCCCTCCACCGCCAGTAACAAGCGAGTTCAAGTCAAGATCCAAATCCGGCCTGCACCTTTTTAGCAGTATTTTGATCGACCTATCCAAATAGGCTCCCTATTTATTTTCTTTTAAGATTATATAATTCAACTTATTATATAAGCACTAATGACTTTCTGCCATATTTGTTTCCTTCTAGATTATATAATACAATTTATGGATTATATAAACAATTAGACCATATTTGTTTTCTTCTAGAATTATATAATTCAACTCATGGATTATACAAACACCTAGGCCCTATTTATTTACCCTCAAATTTACATAATTCAGCTCAAATAAGTTAATAGATAAATAAACAACACATATTATTAAATAGCTAAATGCCCGtgtgttgcaacgggaatatataatatcagtatactacgataacttatatacaaaatgtgtgttatattgttatgagaaaatgtttcataatcaatttgtgatcctaaccatacataaattttgttattttaatccaattgtttcaccactacattgcaaccatcagtatcatgtagacttcgatatatgccacgatttgtatggtctcattattAGAGAGCACATTCCACACATGCCAGAAGAAATTTTCTCGTAcatcgtgaaagggaaatgtgcccttgggccatttctaagtattttggtgataaagtgccaacacaaatggtttaagtatgaaactatgccaaatggtggaagaagtgtaaagtcaatacaaaggtatgattctagacttagtacattggtttttgtatactaacatatttgtctaagtgctagaatcagagaaaacgcAATTGGAAAACACTTGGCTCGAGCAGTCAAGACTCTGcttagtctgggtgcaccggactgtccggtggtgcaccggacagtgtccggtgcgccaggctggcgtctgatcaactggctgctctcgggtctcgacggcggcgtacggctataaatcaccggactgtccggtgatgcatcggacagtgtccggtgagtcggctgcggcgaagtcgccgctctcgggaacaaGTCAAcagcatacggctataattcaccggactgtccggtgagccaacggtcgggcgtgccaacggtcggccgcgcaatccgcgcgtgacgcgtggccgagccaacggtctgatgggagcaccggact of Zea mays cultivar B73 chromosome 8, Zm-B73-REFERENCE-NAM-5.0, whole genome shotgun sequence contains these proteins:
- the LOC100281934 gene encoding ubiquitin-like protein SMT3; the protein is MSGAGEEDKKPAEGGAHINLKVKGQDGNEVFFRIKRSTQLKKLMNAYCDRQSVDMNAIAFLFDGRRLRGEQTPDELEMEDGDEIDAMLHQTGGSVPSTT